The Cetobacterium sp. ZOR0034 DNA segment AATTAGGAGGAAAAATATGAATGCAAAAGATTTTTGTAGCTGTACAGATCACAAATGTCCATTACACCCAGTAAATCATGATAAAGGGTGTGATCTTTGTATTATCAAGTGTTTAAAAAAAGACGAAATTCCATCTTGCTTCTTTAAAAAAATATCTTTAGAGAGACCTGAGAATGAGGATTATACATTTAAAGGATTCAGTAACTTTGTAGAAAAACACTGCAAAGTAGAGGAGTAAATGGAAAGGGGCTGTCACTGCCTCTTTCCTAAAAAATTAAAATAAGTAAATTTTAACAATAGATTCATCTCCATTTTTCCAATTTATAAAAACAGAGAAATCAGAGTTTTTAAAATGTAAAATTTTGTCATCTTTTAAAAGAAAAAGACTTTGAAGGAACTTTTCGCAAAAAACAGAGGTATCTAACATAATTCCGGGTTTTATTTTTTCAAGTTCATGAGTGAAGCATTTTTTTAGCTCTTTTGGAGAGCTAAAAACTTTTTTTATATATACAACTGGTTCAATATCTTTTAAATCTAACTTTTTAAAACTCGCTTTTAAAACCTCATCAAAAGTAAGTGCACTTTTTTTATAGAGTTGCTTAATTTTAAAACAAGTTTTATATGTGATATCATACCCATGGTTTTGAATACCATTTTTTAAAATTGAATAAACCTCAGCAACATCTTGCAAATCACTTTTAATCATAAATAGTATACTTCTCAATTTCAAATCTTCATCAGCTTCCCACATCTCGTCTTCAAAATAAAAAGCAATAGCAATGACTTTATTATTTAAATTGCATCCAATTTTAACTTTATCATATCTGATTTTATAAGAGGCTTCTAAATCTTTAAGCAAAGGTTTTAATACATTTTTTTCAAAGTCAAAAAAACGTTCATATTTATTCTCTGAATTTAGAATATCTTTAAAATCTTCTAGCTTCACTTCAAATCGTTTTTTTAAAATAAAATTTTTAATGAAATAGCTATAAAATTTATATGTTGGCTTATTTGAAAAACTGTATAAAATTTTTATATATTTTGAATATTTAACCTCTTTAGGCAGATGAATAAAAGTTATCTTATTAGATATAAGATATGAGTTTATAAGATTAAAAGCTCCTAAAATATCATCAGATGAATCATTGAAATTATATAGAATAGATTTTTTAGATAAACGTTCTAAAAACAGGTTGGTTTCTTGTAAGTCCAACTTTAGAAAGTTTAAAATTTCTTCAGTAGGAATTTGAACCTTTAAATCATCTAATTTTAAAAATTTTTTTAGTAGATAGTTTAGAAAAGTTCGTTCAGTTTTATTCAGATTCGAATTTAAATCAAAGCTAAAGTTAGCATTATTTATTCTTTTATTAAAATTTTCCAGTTGATAATACATAAATTCCTCCATTTTTTAAAAAAAATTAAATTTTTTTAATATTTTTTTCTAGAAAAAAAGTTAAACAAACGAAAAAGAGATATTTATTTTGATTTCTTGAAAATATTATAAGCTAAAACAGACGAAAAACAAAGCTAATTTTTGCAAATTTGACAAAAAATGTAATCAAGTGGTATCTTAATAACAAGAACAGAACAAAATATGTGAATGAAAATATAAAAAATATTTGGAGGTAAAGAATTATGATTAAAATTTTACTAGCATGTAACGCAGGAATGTCGACAAGTTTATTGGTTAACAAAATGAAAAAGATAGCAGCTGAGCATAAGTTAGAAGCTGAAATAAAAGCAGTTCCAGAGATGCAAGCACCAGATCATTTCAATGATATAAATATACT contains these protein-coding regions:
- a CDS encoding replication initiation protein, with the translated sequence MYYQLENFNKRINNANFSFDLNSNLNKTERTFLNYLLKKFLKLDDLKVQIPTEEILNFLKLDLQETNLFLERLSKKSILYNFNDSSDDILGAFNLINSYLISNKITFIHLPKEVKYSKYIKILYSFSNKPTYKFYSYFIKNFILKKRFEVKLEDFKDILNSENKYERFFDFEKNVLKPLLKDLEASYKIRYDKVKIGCNLNNKVIAIAFYFEDEMWEADEDLKLRSILFMIKSDLQDVAEVYSILKNGIQNHGYDITYKTCFKIKQLYKKSALTFDEVLKASFKKLDLKDIEPVVYIKKVFSSPKELKKCFTHELEKIKPGIMLDTSVFCEKFLQSLFLLKDDKILHFKNSDFSVFINWKNGDESIVKIYLF
- a CDS encoding DUF6485 family protein, translating into MNAKDFCSCTDHKCPLHPVNHDKGCDLCIIKCLKKDEIPSCFFKKISLERPENEDYTFKGFSNFVEKHCKVEE